TACTATAGGGATTTAAGCTTCAAAAATCGAGTGAAACTGTGTGAATTTTATCCGTTTGCAGTGCTTTCAAGGCAAATCTTGGGACCCTAGCGTCAAAAATAGATAAAGGCAGTGATTTTGCTGTAAAGCTTTGGAGCATCGCAGTGCCGTATTCTGTGGGGAGTCGGAATACGGCACCTAATCAAGGAGTGGGTTATTTTTTCTCCCAAGGCATGAGCTCAATGTGGTTCGGGTAGTATTTTTTGATGAACTGCCCCTCGTCAGCGGCTCGCTGCACTTTGCGCTTGAAATCGGCAGCGGTATCACCGGGATTCCAAAACCATTCACTGGGTTCATGAGAATTAAAAATGTGTTTTACTTGGGCGATCACTGAAGGGTAAAGAGCCGCCACATCGGCTTGCAGCATGGCGTCATCTTCGATCAAATATAGCTGAATGGGTGTGTTGGGGTGCGGACGGAAAGCGTACCAAGGACCCATGCGAACGGCTTGCTCATTATTTTTATAGAAATACATGGGGCGCTGATTTGGAATGGCGTTGGGTTTGCTGTCTATCAGCGGGAGTAAACTATAGCCTTCAACTTTTTGCGCTAACGGTTGCGATGCAATATCGGCAAATGTAGGAAATAAATCGGGCAGCCATACGGGTTGGCTGATCACCTGGGCTTTCTCCTGATTGGGTAATTTCATGAACATTGGAATACGCATGCCGGCTTCTAACACGCCGAACTTACCCCCTCTTAGTTGTCCTTTATTTTGTAAAAATTCATCTTCGAGCCAAACACGGGTGCCGTCTTCAAGTTGAGAAGGGGTGTGCATCGAATAGCCATTGTCGGAGGCGAATACGATGAGAGAATTGTCATACAAGTTGTTGTCTTTTAGCGTCTCAATAATTCGACCTACCGAAATATCAAGCCGCTGTACCATTGCCCCCCATTCACGCGCGTAAGTTGACATATCATGGCGATCCTTCAGCTGTCTGAAATCGTCCGTGATCGTCGGCCCATGAGGCAAGTTCGATGCAAAGTAGAGCAAAAATGGCTGTGCCTTGTTGTGCTCGATGAATTCAATCGCTTTGCGATCGAACAAATCTGGGGCGTAGGTTGCTTGGGTTAAATCAACTTTGATGAGCTTGCCTTC
This genomic stretch from Echinimonas agarilytica harbors:
- a CDS encoding sulfatase-like hydrolase/transferase translates to MTFFKYAIAGSIAISISACSISEPPVLPAKDQQVKTQPNIIFIFSDDLSYRDLSAYGQTNFSTPHLDQLSSQSVRFSQAYAGAPECAPSRGTLLTGMSVDKQPIRLNSSARGFEVLPDNLYTFPKMLQQAGYITGVVGKWGLGYIDTTGNPLKQGFDYHYGYLTHYEAHSYFPLRLYENNEIIEFQANDDFDLYTLYGQDRRKKEQQFEDYYDDEGKLIKVDLTQATYAPDLFDRKAIEFIEHNKAQPFLLYFASNLPHGPTITDDFRQLKDRHDMSTYAREWGAMVQRLDISVGRIIETLKDNNLYDNSLIVFASDNGYSMHTPSQLEDGTRVWLEDEFLQNKGQLRGGKFGVLEAGMRIPMFMKLPNQEKAQVISQPVWLPDLFPTFADIASQPLAQKVEGYSLLPLIDSKPNAIPNQRPMYFYKNNEQAVRMGPWYAFRPHPNTPIQLYLIEDDAMLQADVAALYPSVIAQVKHIFNSHEPSEWFWNPGDTAADFKRKVQRAADEGQFIKKYYPNHIELMPWEKK